The following coding sequences lie in one Fibrobacter sp. UWT2 genomic window:
- a CDS encoding UDP-2,3-diacylglucosamine diphosphatase has translation MNLSAYFISDAHLGVNPPRAVPDREKALVRFIESIKGKASHLVIVGDLFEFWYEYNDYVCRNHFDLFFALHELVKSGCEVHLLQGNHDFAYGDFFPKSIGAQVHKELVLEIQGKRVYFRHGDGVAKSDFGYRLFRRILDFPLNRFLFRQIHPDWGMALARFVGRSSRKAGESRVIKMEEYLQWANRMLKETGADYCVLGHHHISGIWNVENGVVASAGDWIKKLTCLQMDAGEINILNFDD, from the coding sequence ATGAACTTGTCTGCTTACTTTATTTCGGATGCACACCTCGGGGTAAACCCGCCGAGGGCCGTTCCCGATCGTGAAAAAGCGCTTGTCCGGTTCATTGAATCGATCAAGGGCAAAGCTTCGCATCTGGTAATTGTGGGCGATTTGTTCGAATTTTGGTACGAATACAACGATTATGTATGTCGTAACCATTTTGATTTGTTTTTTGCTTTGCACGAACTGGTAAAATCCGGCTGTGAAGTCCATTTATTGCAAGGAAATCACGATTTTGCCTACGGAGATTTCTTCCCGAAGTCCATAGGAGCCCAAGTTCACAAGGAATTGGTGCTAGAGATCCAGGGAAAGCGTGTTTATTTCCGTCATGGCGATGGCGTGGCCAAGTCCGACTTCGGTTACCGGTTGTTCCGTCGCATTCTAGATTTTCCGCTGAACCGGTTCCTGTTCCGTCAAATTCATCCGGATTGGGGAATGGCTCTGGCCCGATTTGTGGGCCGCAGTAGCCGTAAGGCGGGGGAGTCGCGCGTCATCAAGATGGAAGAGTACCTGCAGTGGGCCAACCGTATGCTCAAAGAGACGGGCGCCGACTATTGCGTCCTAGGCCATCATCATATTTCGGGTATCTGGAATGTGGAAAACGGCGTAGTGGCTTCTGCCGGGGACTGGATAAAAAAACTCACCTGCCTCCAGATGGATGCAGGCGAGATTAATATTCTGAATTTTGACGATTAA
- a CDS encoding glutamine--tRNA ligase/YqeY domain fusion protein: MEIPESSNFVQDIIVNDLATGKRTKVHTRFPPEPNGYIHIGHAKSICLNFGTANKYKDFGGVTNLRFDDTNPTKEDVEYVDSIREDVKWLGFEWKGGEYFASDYYDQIYAFAEKLIEMGKAYVEDLTRDEMQEYRGNDAGKPSRPSPYRDRSVEENMKLFREMRDGKYADGEKCLRAKVDLSSPNMNMRDPVIYRIKHCTHHRTGDKWCIYPMYDFAHPLSDWIEGITHSICTLEFEAHRPLYDWFLIELGLDNRPQQIEFARLNLTYTMMSKRKLLELVQTKAVMGWNDPRMPTVCGYRRRGFTPSSIREFCDRIGVSKADSMVDVNLLYFCIREELNQTANRVMAVIDPVKLVIDNWEAGKVEMIEVENNPNDPNAGTRQVPFSGELYIEADDFMEEPPKKYFRLKPEGEVRLKGAYFVTCKSVEKDADGKVKVIHCVYDPLSKGGETPDGRKVKGTIHWVSAAHAVDAEVRLIDNLFTLEDPSQVPEGEDWHDYLNPESMVIKQAKVEPSLANAKLEDRFQFMRQGYFCLDSEDSKPGHLVFNRTVGLKDSFNPSK, translated from the coding sequence ATGGAAATCCCCGAATCTTCGAATTTTGTACAGGACATTATCGTTAACGACCTCGCCACGGGCAAACGCACCAAGGTGCACACCCGTTTTCCGCCGGAACCGAACGGCTACATCCATATCGGACACGCAAAGTCCATCTGCCTGAACTTCGGTACGGCAAACAAGTATAAGGACTTCGGCGGCGTTACGAACCTGCGCTTCGACGATACGAACCCCACGAAAGAAGATGTGGAATACGTCGACTCCATCCGCGAAGACGTGAAGTGGCTCGGCTTCGAATGGAAGGGCGGCGAATACTTCGCCAGCGACTACTACGACCAGATTTACGCCTTTGCTGAAAAGCTAATTGAAATGGGCAAGGCTTATGTGGAAGACCTGACCCGCGACGAGATGCAGGAATACCGCGGCAACGATGCCGGTAAGCCGAGCCGTCCGAGTCCCTACCGCGACCGCAGCGTAGAAGAAAACATGAAGCTCTTCCGCGAAATGCGCGACGGCAAGTATGCCGACGGCGAAAAGTGCCTCCGTGCCAAGGTGGACCTTTCTAGCCCGAACATGAACATGCGCGACCCGGTCATCTACCGCATCAAGCACTGCACCCACCACCGCACCGGTGACAAGTGGTGCATCTACCCGATGTACGACTTTGCGCACCCGCTCAGCGACTGGATCGAAGGCATTACGCACTCTATCTGTACGCTTGAATTTGAAGCACACCGTCCGCTGTACGACTGGTTTCTGATCGAGCTTGGCCTCGACAACCGTCCGCAGCAGATTGAATTTGCCCGTCTGAACCTCACCTACACCATGATGAGTAAGCGTAAGCTCCTTGAACTGGTGCAGACGAAAGCCGTGATGGGCTGGAACGACCCGCGTATGCCGACGGTCTGCGGTTACCGCCGCCGTGGCTTTACCCCGAGTTCCATCCGTGAATTCTGCGACCGCATCGGCGTTTCCAAGGCCGACTCCATGGTCGACGTGAACTTGCTCTACTTCTGCATCCGCGAAGAATTGAACCAGACCGCCAACCGCGTGATGGCCGTGATTGATCCGGTCAAGCTCGTGATTGACAACTGGGAAGCCGGCAAGGTCGAAATGATCGAAGTGGAAAACAACCCGAACGACCCGAACGCCGGTACGCGTCAGGTTCCGTTCAGCGGCGAACTCTACATCGAAGCCGACGACTTTATGGAAGAACCGCCGAAGAAGTACTTCCGCCTGAAGCCGGAAGGCGAAGTCCGCCTGAAGGGCGCTTACTTCGTAACTTGCAAGAGCGTCGAAAAGGACGCCGACGGCAAGGTGAAGGTGATTCACTGCGTCTATGACCCGCTGAGCAAAGGTGGCGAAACTCCCGACGGCCGCAAGGTCAAGGGCACCATCCACTGGGTTTCTGCCGCTCACGCCGTAGACGCCGAAGTGCGCCTGATCGACAACCTCTTCACGCTCGAAGACCCGTCTCAGGTCCCGGAAGGCGAAGACTGGCACGACTACCTGAACCCGGAATCCATGGTCATCAAGCAGGCCAAGGTGGAACCGAGCCTCGCCAACGCCAAGCTCGAAGACCGTTTCCAGTTCATGCGCCAAGGTTACTTCTGCCTGGATAGCGAAGATTCCAAGCCGGGCCATCTCGTTTTCAATAGAACGGTTGGTCTGAAGGATTCCTTCAACCCGTCGAAGTAA
- the rsmI gene encoding 16S rRNA (cytidine(1402)-2'-O)-methyltransferase, translated as MHTLYIVATPIGNMEDITYRAVRILKEVPLVLAEDTRHTRVLFDNFGINTPMEAYHDFNKEKVTPKYVEYLKNEGDIALVSDAGTPGVADPAFNLVRECVREGIDVRAIPGPCAMITALVSSGMPTDHFTFQYFSPKKSAQRIHLLEKLKDEEATQIFYASPHNIDKFVEEIGQVFGEIKIALMRELTKKFEEHLIGTPSEISAHFKAHPPKGEFVLIFNPQDKSGL; from the coding sequence ATGCATACACTCTATATCGTCGCGACCCCCATCGGGAACATGGAAGATATCACCTACCGCGCCGTGCGGATACTAAAGGAAGTCCCGTTGGTGCTTGCCGAAGACACGCGCCACACTCGCGTGCTGTTTGACAATTTCGGCATCAATACGCCCATGGAAGCCTATCACGATTTCAACAAGGAAAAAGTGACACCCAAGTATGTGGAATACTTGAAGAATGAAGGCGACATCGCGTTGGTCAGCGACGCAGGCACTCCCGGTGTTGCAGACCCGGCTTTCAATCTGGTACGCGAATGCGTCCGCGAAGGAATCGACGTGCGCGCCATTCCCGGCCCGTGCGCCATGATTACCGCACTTGTTTCAAGCGGCATGCCGACAGACCATTTCACCTTCCAGTATTTTTCGCCTAAAAAGAGTGCACAACGCATTCACCTACTCGAAAAGCTGAAAGACGAAGAAGCTACCCAGATTTTTTACGCCAGTCCCCACAACATCGACAAGTTCGTCGAAGAAATCGGTCAAGTCTTTGGCGAAATCAAGATTGCCCTGATGCGAGAACTCACTAAGAAATTCGAAGAGCACCTCATTGGAACGCCCTCCGAGATTTCGGCTCATTTCAAGGCTCACCCGCCCAAAGGCGAATTCGTACTGATATTCAATCCTCAAGACAAAAGCGGACTGTAA
- a CDS encoding YgcG family protein codes for MAEAVFEAPRYPLKPAESNIYDDNHLLNATETRLFDDLADKLYKKTGIELTCVIVDDIGHANQFEKGDKYAQNTADAWQLGKESGEGVMIFVSQKQRWKNIVVTPGAEKYYSEKSLAKIQKKTLLPAFREYNYGEGILSLSYAIAQMGAKAKGVKLDIDETPYKISTNSTSSLMILFILFVSFLLLMAKFSGGRGNGIFWFLFGGAIKNKKKDEPEIGFGGGFGSSPRGFGGGFGSGFGNSGFGNRNSW; via the coding sequence ATGGCAGAGGCAGTTTTTGAAGCGCCTAGATACCCTTTAAAGCCCGCCGAAAGCAATATTTACGACGACAACCACCTGCTTAATGCGACTGAGACTCGTCTTTTCGACGATTTAGCAGACAAACTCTACAAAAAGACTGGAATTGAACTCACTTGCGTCATCGTTGACGACATCGGACACGCAAACCAGTTCGAAAAAGGCGACAAGTACGCCCAAAATACAGCAGACGCATGGCAACTTGGCAAAGAAAGCGGCGAAGGCGTCATGATTTTCGTTTCCCAGAAGCAACGCTGGAAAAATATCGTCGTCACTCCCGGTGCAGAAAAGTATTACAGCGAAAAGTCTCTCGCCAAAATCCAAAAGAAGACTCTACTTCCTGCATTCCGCGAATACAACTACGGCGAAGGCATTCTATCCCTTTCTTACGCTATCGCCCAGATGGGGGCGAAGGCAAAAGGCGTCAAGCTTGACATTGATGAAACCCCTTACAAAATCAGCACGAACAGTACATCTTCGCTCATGATTTTGTTTATCCTCTTTGTATCGTTCTTGCTGCTGATGGCAAAGTTCAGCGGCGGACGCGGCAACGGAATCTTCTGGTTCCTGTTCGGCGGCGCCATCAAGAACAAAAAGAAGGACGAACCCGAAATCGGATTCGGCGGCGGATTCGGAAGCAGTCCACGAGGCTTTGGCGGTGGATTTGGAAGCGGTTTTGGCAACAGCGGATTCGGGAACAGGAATTCCTGGTGA
- a CDS encoding DUF3300 domain-containing protein has protein sequence MFTDSRIFAVSLKKAWLWCVMAVILALPATSRANEQFTPAELDTLVSTIALYPDPLLVQVLAASVHGDEIPGAADWANQNKHLKGQELADRIKLEDLPYDESVQALIPFPTVLATMAKYQVWTDQLGDAVSTQKEAVMDAVQRMRNAAYNHGHLQSNEQVKIIKEKTIIIEPVQKEYVYVPVYNPHVVYYVYSNGYPGLRYRTGVWVGGYYDTWGWGTSRFEWDTHLIYVHDYRWYHNRPRPHHPHHYNNPPPPRPRNPAPSRTHNPPPSRNDRYAVPPSKPTKVPMNHHTAPAVRSSAPAQPVTTAKPMARTSSEYWQDDNSDQGNNRQRPGNVRHDHNNGNSSRSDGHSRNSRGGFGKSMRK, from the coding sequence ATGTTTACCGATTCTAGAATTTTTGCTGTAAGCCTGAAAAAGGCGTGGCTATGGTGCGTCATGGCCGTTATTTTGGCGTTGCCCGCTACAAGCCGCGCCAATGAACAATTTACGCCCGCCGAACTCGACACCCTCGTTTCGACGATTGCTCTCTACCCGGACCCGCTCCTGGTACAGGTGCTTGCGGCCTCTGTTCACGGCGACGAAATTCCTGGTGCCGCCGATTGGGCTAACCAGAACAAGCACTTAAAGGGCCAGGAACTGGCCGACCGAATCAAGCTCGAAGACCTCCCCTACGACGAAAGCGTTCAGGCACTGATTCCCTTCCCGACGGTCCTTGCTACCATGGCAAAGTACCAAGTATGGACCGACCAGCTGGGAGACGCCGTTTCCACACAAAAAGAAGCTGTGATGGACGCCGTGCAACGCATGCGTAACGCCGCCTACAACCACGGTCACTTACAAAGTAACGAGCAGGTCAAGATCATCAAGGAAAAGACGATCATCATCGAGCCCGTACAAAAGGAATACGTGTACGTTCCCGTATACAACCCGCATGTGGTCTACTACGTTTATTCCAACGGCTACCCGGGACTGCGCTACCGCACAGGCGTCTGGGTCGGTGGCTATTACGACACCTGGGGCTGGGGCACTAGCCGTTTTGAATGGGACACGCACCTGATTTATGTGCACGATTACCGTTGGTACCACAACAGGCCGCGCCCGCACCATCCGCATCATTACAACAATCCTCCGCCCCCAAGGCCCCGCAACCCGGCCCCGTCACGGACCCATAACCCGCCTCCGTCGAGGAACGACCGTTACGCTGTACCGCCCAGCAAGCCCACAAAGGTTCCGATGAACCACCATACGGCCCCCGCTGTACGGAGTTCAGCCCCCGCCCAGCCCGTCACGACGGCAAAGCCCATGGCCCGAACCTCTAGCGAATACTGGCAAGACGACAATTCCGACCAAGGCAACAACAGGCAGCGCCCCGGAAATGTCCGCCACGACCACAACAACGGAAACAGCAGCCGAAGCGATGGACATAGCAGAAATAGCCGTGGCGGTTTCGGCAAGAGCATGAGAAAGTAG
- a CDS encoding alpha/beta fold hydrolase, translating to MNEKWTWLPDFASNMGIWEDDLIGVAPDAEHVFVPYENMVSVLDNIYELPEMAEASTIVGWGFGAFVLLKNAKNRPKNQKWILLSPYADYCSEHSEWNNENLSFIAHQTKTAVDATLNAFYELIENEFGEWQDDWMKEAKKINPESMYKGLLYIAKNRIEEPVPITGETQVLYGRMDGAVPSAMTLELKEFLPGVEFKERPKAGHWPPMLLF from the coding sequence ATGAACGAGAAATGGACATGGCTCCCGGATTTTGCCTCGAATATGGGGATATGGGAAGATGATCTGATCGGCGTTGCGCCTGATGCAGAACATGTTTTTGTACCGTACGAAAACATGGTGTCTGTTCTTGATAATATTTACGAATTGCCTGAAATGGCCGAGGCGTCTACCATTGTCGGATGGGGTTTCGGGGCGTTTGTACTTTTGAAAAATGCAAAGAATCGCCCTAAGAACCAGAAATGGATTCTGCTTTCGCCATATGCCGACTATTGTTCGGAACATAGTGAATGGAATAACGAGAACTTGTCGTTTATTGCCCACCAGACGAAGACCGCTGTCGATGCGACTTTGAATGCCTTTTACGAATTGATTGAAAATGAATTCGGCGAATGGCAAGACGACTGGATGAAAGAGGCTAAAAAAATCAATCCGGAATCGATGTACAAGGGACTCTTGTATATTGCCAAAAACCGAATTGAAGAACCTGTTCCTATCACAGGCGAAACCCAGGTGCTCTATGGCAGAATGGACGGCGCCGTTCCGTCGGCCATGACGCTGGAACTTAAGGAATTCCTGCCTGGCGTAGAATTCAAGGAACGCCCCAAGGCGGGTCACTGGCCGCCCATGTTGTTGTTCTAG
- a CDS encoding CotH kinase family protein — protein sequence MGHWAKIISTTALFASFTFAQTYDLPIVFIDTKQKCLDKSVTEKIPATMKVLDGKTNNVADSAKGTRYDIGIKVRGQSSALFPKPGYGVEVRDEKGEGMDVSLFGLPPGDDWVFHGPYVDKSMMRNALAHWLFRQAGHYSPRSRHFDLYINGVYRGVYVLLEKIKRGKYRVNVSKLKETDVAGDSVTGGYIWAFDKTGTNTGGAGSGPIEKEGFNTSDGLNVILHYPKKENIQKAQEEYLKKYLNDLEGLFKNGKNGSGYENYVDMTSALDYVLHEEITNNADSYWCSFFLHKPKDSKGGKVTLGPAWDFNLAMSNGSQPENGGGQGGQGGMWGFGGGGNGFGSSGVTGWQIENSQKSGNGGMWGMGSSLKAPNWLLGMWKDSHYQSELKKRWAELRSGVWHTKTMDAYLDSMKIYLKNAADRNFKRWPNLGKASGQNDTDPEPMKYCNSQSGGFGMAMGGYNADTWDGEFEHLRKKMKERMAWMDQQLGFTEPANPIVTEPVIHDPDWQNDEKNKTDPPPMNVGLDDFSRLSPTNFFTVNGDYLEIQTSLGGTFALIDLNGTVLFKTRINKGLTTLRIPSKAMNRHWIATLNGKMLSK from the coding sequence ATGGGCCATTGGGCTAAAATTATATCTACAACGGCGCTATTTGCGTCATTTACATTTGCGCAGACATACGATTTGCCTATAGTGTTTATTGACACCAAGCAGAAATGTCTTGACAAGAGTGTCACTGAAAAGATTCCTGCAACCATGAAGGTGCTGGACGGAAAAACGAACAATGTGGCTGACAGTGCCAAGGGCACACGCTATGATATCGGTATCAAGGTTCGTGGTCAGTCTTCGGCCTTGTTCCCGAAGCCTGGTTATGGCGTGGAAGTCCGCGACGAAAAAGGCGAAGGCATGGACGTGAGCCTGTTTGGGCTCCCTCCTGGTGACGACTGGGTGTTCCACGGTCCGTATGTAGACAAGAGTATGATGCGTAATGCGCTTGCCCATTGGCTCTTTAGGCAGGCCGGGCATTATAGCCCCCGTAGCAGACATTTTGACTTGTACATCAACGGTGTTTATCGCGGTGTGTACGTGCTTCTCGAAAAAATCAAGCGCGGCAAGTATCGTGTGAACGTGAGCAAGCTTAAAGAAACCGATGTCGCGGGCGACAGCGTTACCGGCGGTTACATTTGGGCATTTGACAAGACGGGTACCAATACGGGTGGTGCAGGCAGCGGTCCCATCGAAAAGGAAGGCTTCAATACTTCGGACGGCCTGAACGTCATTTTGCATTACCCGAAAAAGGAAAATATCCAGAAGGCCCAGGAAGAATACCTGAAAAAATACCTGAACGATCTTGAAGGCTTGTTCAAGAACGGCAAGAACGGTAGCGGATACGAAAACTATGTGGACATGACTTCGGCACTCGATTACGTGTTGCACGAAGAAATTACCAACAATGCGGACTCTTACTGGTGCAGTTTCTTCTTGCACAAGCCCAAGGACAGTAAGGGCGGTAAGGTGACGCTTGGCCCGGCATGGGACTTTAACCTTGCCATGAGTAACGGAAGCCAGCCTGAAAATGGCGGTGGCCAAGGCGGCCAGGGTGGTATGTGGGGCTTTGGCGGCGGTGGAAACGGCTTTGGAAGTTCCGGCGTCACCGGTTGGCAAATCGAAAATAGCCAGAAATCAGGCAACGGTGGCATGTGGGGTATGGGAAGCTCTCTGAAAGCTCCGAACTGGCTTTTGGGAATGTGGAAAGACAGCCATTACCAGAGCGAACTGAAGAAGCGCTGGGCGGAACTCCGTAGCGGTGTATGGCACACCAAGACGATGGATGCATACTTGGATTCCATGAAAATCTATTTGAAGAACGCTGCCGACAGAAACTTCAAGCGTTGGCCGAACTTGGGCAAGGCTAGTGGCCAAAACGATACTGACCCGGAGCCGATGAAGTACTGCAATAGCCAGAGTGGCGGCTTTGGAATGGCTATGGGCGGCTATAATGCCGACACCTGGGACGGCGAGTTTGAACATCTTCGCAAGAAAATGAAAGAAAGAATGGCCTGGATGGACCAGCAACTCGGATTTACCGAACCGGCTAATCCGATTGTAACGGAACCCGTGATTCATGATCCGGACTGGCAGAACGACGAAAAAAACAAGACAGACCCCCCTCCGATGAATGTCGGTTTGGATGATTTCAGCAGACTTTCTCCGACGAACTTCTTTACTGTAAATGGCGATTATCTTGAAATTCAAACAAGCCTGGGCGGAACCTTTGCACTCATAGACTTGAATGGCACAGTGTTGTTCAAGACCCGTATCAATAAGGGACTCACGACTCTGAGAATTCCGTCTAAGGCCATGAACAGGCACTGGATTGCGACGCTCAACGGAAAAATGCTGAGTAAATAG
- the lnt gene encoding apolipoprotein N-acyltransferase: MIKRFKQKLKDFPKIFWIYIAVLFVAEIIAFSQHPSTPGLYTHGAQCLPLLAALPFLFFKNIRKNFKPTLYAFALLSFLFLALDYNLGDKNNVGHAGLIQIILTACPIGLFWITLFARWNFKHIKTKESRTALILSCFAWGLFALAYPPMPLGPAALLILVPWFIVLNRFNRGQAMFATFWSGMLYNTINYYWIYNVMHVETAPSGLILFGLFLLIAFFSAYNTLAGFVYTLAKDAPAKIRTLLLILFPVFYAGLEMTRTYGDFAFPWSHLGYVFGNSLELLQMLPYIGIFGYTILVVASNQAVAQTLCKVQDIKKAIPVLAVPVAIFALLLIQGTIVLSRTEAQPFYNADAEGNPSIALVQPSIEQGAKWSKDRFDSIVNKTLGMVNDSIQEHADLILLAETAIPDHIRRQPGVIERLHRVADQKNAQLLAGALDYRRNPRESIRKFDIYNASFLFTPGVPKFPQRYIKKHLVPFSERIPFDEVFPILNYVDLGEGDFVAGKETPVYQPFLWTPYICYDAIFGDLVREAIREGSRLMVNITNDGWFGRSTAPYQHLNLIRYRAIENGMPVARLANSGVSAFIDQYGHFDKNTEIFTDRVVQRKVPLKTRDTLYSHIGDTVEIFLLFFFAVYLLTALLSALKKRKAG, translated from the coding sequence ATGATTAAACGATTTAAACAAAAGCTCAAGGATTTTCCGAAAATTTTTTGGATTTATATAGCGGTACTCTTTGTTGCCGAGATCATCGCGTTTTCGCAGCATCCAAGCACCCCCGGGCTTTACACCCACGGCGCTCAATGCCTGCCGTTGCTAGCGGCACTTCCATTTTTATTCTTCAAGAACATCCGCAAGAATTTCAAGCCTACCCTATACGCATTCGCCTTACTTTCCTTCCTGTTTTTGGCTCTCGACTACAACTTGGGTGACAAGAACAACGTGGGACACGCCGGCCTGATTCAGATTATATTAACCGCATGCCCCATCGGACTTTTCTGGATTACCCTTTTTGCCCGCTGGAACTTCAAACATATCAAGACTAAAGAATCTCGCACGGCGCTCATTCTTTCTTGTTTCGCATGGGGCCTGTTCGCTTTAGCCTACCCGCCCATGCCCCTGGGCCCTGCAGCACTCTTGATTCTAGTGCCGTGGTTCATCGTCCTCAACCGATTCAACCGCGGACAAGCCATGTTCGCCACATTCTGGTCTGGCATGCTGTACAACACCATCAACTACTATTGGATCTACAATGTGATGCATGTTGAAACAGCCCCGTCCGGCCTCATTCTCTTCGGTTTGTTCCTGCTCATCGCCTTCTTCAGCGCCTACAACACCTTGGCCGGATTCGTCTACACCTTAGCAAAAGACGCCCCCGCTAAAATTCGCACTCTTCTGCTGATTCTTTTCCCCGTGTTTTATGCCGGTCTCGAAATGACCCGCACCTACGGCGACTTCGCCTTCCCGTGGAGTCACCTGGGTTATGTTTTCGGCAACAGCCTCGAACTTTTGCAGATGCTCCCCTATATCGGAATTTTCGGCTATACCATTTTGGTGGTCGCTTCCAACCAGGCCGTGGCACAAACGCTCTGCAAGGTGCAGGACATCAAAAAGGCCATTCCCGTTTTAGCGGTTCCAGTTGCAATTTTCGCACTGTTGCTCATTCAAGGAACCATTGTTCTTTCCAGAACCGAAGCGCAACCGTTCTATAACGCAGACGCCGAAGGCAATCCCTCCATCGCCCTGGTGCAGCCTAGCATCGAACAAGGCGCCAAGTGGAGCAAGGACCGTTTCGATTCCATCGTCAACAAGACTCTCGGCATGGTAAACGACAGCATCCAGGAACACGCCGACTTGATCCTGCTTGCCGAAACAGCCATTCCCGACCATATCCGCCGACAGCCCGGTGTCATCGAAAGGCTTCACCGCGTTGCCGACCAGAAAAACGCTCAGCTTCTGGCAGGCGCCTTGGATTACCGCCGCAACCCGCGCGAAAGCATTCGCAAGTTCGACATCTACAATGCCTCCTTCCTGTTTACGCCAGGAGTTCCTAAATTCCCGCAACGTTACATCAAGAAGCACCTGGTTCCCTTCAGCGAACGCATTCCCTTCGACGAGGTATTCCCCATCCTGAATTATGTCGACTTGGGCGAAGGTGACTTTGTCGCCGGTAAAGAGACTCCCGTCTACCAGCCGTTCCTGTGGACGCCTTACATTTGCTACGATGCCATCTTTGGCGACTTGGTACGCGAAGCTATCCGCGAAGGCTCCCGCCTCATGGTCAACATCACCAACGATGGTTGGTTCGGCCGGAGCACCGCCCCTTACCAGCACCTGAACTTGATCCGCTACCGCGCCATCGAAAACGGCATGCCGGTGGCACGCCTCGCCAACAGTGGCGTTTCCGCATTCATCGACCAGTACGGACACTTCGACAAGAACACTGAAATTTTCACCGACCGCGTTGTACAGAGAAAGGTGCCGCTCAAGACTCGCGACACCCTTTACAGCCACATTGGCGATACGGTTGAAATTTTCTTGCTCTTCTTCTTTGCTGTTTACCTGCTAACCGCCCTGTTGAGCGCCCTTAAAAAGCGCAAAGCCGGCTAG